The Burkholderia latens genome segment GCGCGCTGCATGCTGAGCTGAGCGATCGCCACGCCGGATCGCGACGCATGCGATGTTCGCGCCGGCCGTCGACACGGCTGATCGCACCCGTCGCCGCGCGCGACGGGTGGATATCTCGAATCATCGTCGGTTACTGCGCTTGCGGATTCGGGCGGCGGCCCGGCTCGCGACCGCGCACCACCCGAGCACGCGCCGCATGGAAGGCTGGCGACGAATGCGTGCCGCGCCGCGCCGTCGCGTCCATTGAATCGCAATTGCATCGCGACGACGTGACGTCGATCAATCCTCGCGCATCGATGCCGTGCGGAATGCGGTGCTCGTCGCTGTATCGCGTCATGGTGCCGAACGGGAACCGACGCCGTTATCGACGGTCGCGCCGCTACGACGGATCACCCGCGTCCGGACCGGCCACGCAACGCGCGCCCGCGCTGGCCGGTTTGCACGCGTCACCGCGGGCTACGTTCGAACCCGGCCAAGCAATCGAACGCCCGATTCAAACGCCGCGGAAGCTATCTCGGCACCGTCGTGATTTCGATCACGCGTTCCGGGCGCCGTCCGTGGACGGGCCAGTACGCGCTGCCGTGCATCCGGTGAACGGGGCCGAGCAGCTCGTCGGCCACCTGCGGCGGCGCGTCGAATCCCTTCTCGATCACCATGTACCCGGCCCGCAGCGCGAACGCCGGATGGTTCCCCCCGGGGCGGCTGTCGAAACCGGCAAAGCCGTCGCCGGCCTCGGGCATCGCGTTGACCAGCGACGCGTTGCTGCGCGTGATCTGGTCGGGCGAGAACGCATGGCCGCTCGCGAGACGCGCCGCCTCTCGATGCTTGCCGTCGGTGTCGACGGTGCTGTCGTGCGTGTCTTCGTTATCCAGTTCGATGCTGCGCGGGTGCATGGCGCGCGCATGAGCTGACGTTTCCATCACGGCTCTCCTGGCGGCGAAGCGCTCCGGATTCAAGCAAGTCCCGTTCCGGGCACGACGGGGAACGGCGCGCGGGGCAATCGCCGCGGTCGCGCGGCGCGCGCTGATTTGTCCTGATTTATTTCAGCTAGAACACCCGTTTTCTACAGAGTATGATTCTTTTCCTGCGAAGCGGCGACAGGGGATGCAGTCTCGCCGCCTCTGCCCGCGCCGGGGCGCCGCAGCACCCTTAAAGACGGGTAGCGAACAACAAAGCAAGGGACTAAAGGTGGCGGACTCATGCAAGCGACTACTGCCTTCACGCACCGCGGATATCTGTTGAATTGCGCGCCCGCGCGCGCCAGTGACGGTTCGTTCAAGCCCTACGTCGTGATCTCGCGATCGAGCGACGGGGAACTCGTCGCGAACCGGTTTTTTCCGACCGAGCTCCAGTTCAACGACGAAGGCGATGCGATTGCGCACGCGCGCGATTGGGCCGTGCGCTGGATCGACGCAAGCAGCATCACGATCTGACGCCGGCGCGCACGGACAAGATCGGCCGTCCGGCCGATCCTCCGGTGTGCCGCTGCCGCACGAAAACGCGGTAATCTTGTGGAACCCGTCACTTTATTAGCGGCCGTGCGAACGCGCGCGGCTGCCTGCATTGGCATATGTCGACATCACCCGCCCGTCAGTGGGGCCTCGAAGAAATCGTCGCCGGCTTGCGCGAATCGCGCGAGGAACTTCATCGCACGCGTCATCCGCGCGGCATCCGCGAATTGCCGTCGCGCGACGCGATCTGCAAGATCGTCACCGGCCTGCGCGCGTCGATGTTTCCGACGCACTACGGCGCGCCGGATCTGACCGACGAAAGCGTCGACTATTACGTCGGCCATACGCTCGAAAGCACACTGCGGATCCTGTCCGAACAGATTCGCCGGGCGCTGCCGTTCCTGCCGGAGCACGCGGACACGCCGTTCGCGGAACTCGACGAACGCGCATTCGAGATCGCGCGCGAATTCGGACGGCAGTTGCCGGCGATTCGAGCGCTGCTGGTCAGCGACATCCAGGCAGCTTATGCCGGCGATCCGGCCGCGCAGCACATCACCGAGATCCTGCTGTGCTATCCGGGCGTGTTCGCGATGATGCACCATCGGCTCGCGCACGCGTTGCACCGGCTCGGCGTGCCGCTGCTTGCGCGCTTCATCAACGAGATCGCGCACTCGGCCACCGGCATCGACATCCACCCGGGCGCACAGATCGGCCCGAGTTTCTTCATCGACCACGGCACCGGCGTCGTGATCGGGGAGACCGCGATCATCGGCGAGCGCGTGCGCGTGTACCAGGCCGTCACGCTCGGCGCGAAGAGCTTCCCGGCCGATGGCGACGGCGCGCTGGTCAAGGGCAATGCGCGCCATCCGATCGTCGAGGACGACGTCGTGATTTATGCGGGCGCGACGATCCTCGGCCGGGTGACGATCGGGCGCGGCTCGGTGATCGGCGGCAATGTGTGGCTCACGCACAGCGTGCCGCCCGGCACGAGCGTCGCGCAAGGGAAGGTTCGCGAAGGCGGCAGTGCGGACAAGCCGTAACGCGGCCTGCGCGTGGCGGGCGGCGTAACGGCGGCGCGCAAACGGCTCGAATGCCGTTGGCGCCGAGCGATTGAAGACGGAGGCGAAGCGCGTCGTGCTGCTTCACGTGCGACGCGATTCCGACCGGCGCGCGGCCGGCGACGCAAGATGGGGCGGCTGCTGCGCGGCCGGCGCCGTCCGTCGTGTGCGACGCGATCGCGCCACACGGCACACCGACGCACCGCACACCGACGCACGAAAGCGACCGCGCGGGCGGGCCTTTCGACGCCCGATCGGTCAGTGCTTGCC includes the following:
- a CDS encoding DUF3005 domain-containing protein; this encodes METSAHARAMHPRSIELDNEDTHDSTVDTDGKHREAARLASGHAFSPDQITRSNASLVNAMPEAGDGFAGFDSRPGGNHPAFALRAGYMVIEKGFDAPPQVADELLGPVHRMHGSAYWPVHGRRPERVIEITTVPR
- the epsC gene encoding serine O-acetyltransferase EpsC, translating into MSTSPARQWGLEEIVAGLRESREELHRTRHPRGIRELPSRDAICKIVTGLRASMFPTHYGAPDLTDESVDYYVGHTLESTLRILSEQIRRALPFLPEHADTPFAELDERAFEIAREFGRQLPAIRALLVSDIQAAYAGDPAAQHITEILLCYPGVFAMMHHRLAHALHRLGVPLLARFINEIAHSATGIDIHPGAQIGPSFFIDHGTGVVIGETAIIGERVRVYQAVTLGAKSFPADGDGALVKGNARHPIVEDDVVIYAGATILGRVTIGRGSVIGGNVWLTHSVPPGTSVAQGKVREGGSADKP